The following coding sequences are from one uncultured Cohaesibacter sp. window:
- a CDS encoding BMP family ABC transporter substrate-binding protein → MRKLFAAAAAVALGLTASMGAQAADKTKVGFVYVGPVGDMGWSYQHDQARQALVKKFGDKVETTYVESVSEGPDAERVIEKLARAGNDIIFTTSFGYMNPTIKVAKKYPNVKFEHATGYKRADNVSTYGARFYEGRYILGQIAAKMTKTKTIGYIGATPIPEVVRGINSFMLGAQSIDPDLKVKIIWINSWFDPGKEADAAKALIDQGADILVQHTDSAAPLQVAAERGVLGFGQASDMIKFAPKNQLTAIVDHWDAYYISRVQAVMDGTWKSEDTWGGFDKEMVHMAEFTNMPEDVAKMAADTEAKIKSGELHPFDGPIYKQDGTLVVDKGETIDDGTLLGMNWYVKGIDGTVPQ, encoded by the coding sequence ATGCGTAAACTATTCGCAGCGGCAGCTGCTGTCGCTCTGGGCCTGACAGCTTCTATGGGGGCACAGGCTGCAGACAAAACCAAAGTCGGTTTCGTTTATGTCGGACCGGTTGGTGACATGGGCTGGTCCTATCAGCACGATCAGGCTCGTCAAGCTCTGGTAAAGAAATTCGGCGACAAGGTTGAAACCACCTATGTAGAAAGCGTTTCCGAAGGTCCAGACGCTGAACGCGTGATTGAAAAACTGGCTCGCGCTGGCAACGACATCATCTTCACCACGTCCTTTGGTTACATGAACCCTACTATCAAAGTAGCCAAGAAATATCCGAACGTGAAATTCGAGCACGCTACCGGCTACAAACGCGCCGATAACGTATCCACCTACGGCGCTCGCTTCTATGAAGGTCGCTATATTCTCGGCCAGATCGCAGCCAAGATGACCAAGACCAAGACCATTGGTTATATCGGCGCGACCCCGATCCCTGAAGTTGTGCGTGGTATCAACTCCTTCATGCTCGGCGCTCAGTCCATCGATCCAGACCTCAAGGTCAAGATCATCTGGATCAACAGCTGGTTCGACCCAGGCAAGGAAGCTGACGCTGCCAAGGCTCTGATCGATCAGGGCGCTGACATCCTCGTTCAGCACACCGACTCCGCAGCTCCTCTGCAGGTTGCTGCAGAACGCGGCGTACTGGGCTTCGGTCAGGCTTCCGACATGATCAAGTTCGCACCGAAAAACCAGCTGACCGCTATCGTTGACCACTGGGACGCATATTACATTTCCCGCGTACAGGCAGTCATGGATGGCACCTGGAAGTCCGAAGACACCTGGGGTGGTTTCGACAAGGAAATGGTTCATATGGCTGAGTTCACCAACATGCCGGAAGACGTTGCCAAGATGGCTGCTGACACCGAAGCAAAAATCAAATCCGGTGAGCTGCATCCGTTTGACGGCCCGATCTACAAGCAGGACGGTACCCTTGTTGTCGACAAAGGCGAAACCATTGACGACGGCACTCTTCTTGGCATGAACTGGTACGTTAAAGGCATCGACGGCACCGTTCCGCAATGA
- a CDS encoding ABC transporter permease: protein MDFADALLVSIVTASTPLLLAAIGELVVERSGVLNLGVEGMMIMGAVCAFAASLTTGNPYIGILAGILGGAAMSLLFAFLTLGLVANQYATGLALSLLGLGFSGMIGENFVGTPGIKLPTLDIPLLSDIPVIGDAIFNQDILFYLTIVLVVGVSWFLFKSRAGLILRAVGENHNSAHALGYNVNRVRLYAVLFGGVCSGLSGAYLSLVYTNLWIENMTAGRGWIALALVVFASWLPWRTIAGAYLFGAVLILQFHAQGAGWKVPSQLLSALPYLATIVALVFISRNRTVARVNTPSCLGQSFVPDR from the coding sequence ATGGATTTTGCAGATGCTTTGCTTGTCTCGATTGTGACGGCCTCAACACCACTGCTACTGGCCGCTATCGGTGAGCTGGTTGTGGAACGCTCGGGCGTTTTGAACCTTGGTGTAGAAGGCATGATGATTATGGGAGCGGTATGCGCCTTTGCAGCCTCCCTTACAACGGGCAATCCCTATATCGGTATTCTTGCCGGTATTCTGGGGGGAGCCGCCATGTCGCTGCTATTTGCCTTTTTGACGCTTGGGCTGGTTGCCAACCAATATGCCACGGGTCTGGCTCTCAGCCTTTTGGGGCTGGGCTTTTCTGGCATGATTGGCGAGAATTTTGTCGGCACGCCGGGGATCAAGCTGCCAACGCTCGATATTCCGCTGCTCTCCGATATTCCGGTCATCGGAGATGCCATTTTCAATCAGGACATTCTGTTCTATCTGACAATCGTTCTCGTCGTCGGGGTAAGTTGGTTTCTGTTCAAGAGCCGCGCCGGTTTGATCTTGCGTGCGGTGGGTGAAAACCACAATTCCGCTCATGCGCTGGGCTACAACGTCAACCGCGTCCGCCTTTATGCGGTTTTGTTTGGTGGTGTGTGTTCGGGGCTATCGGGAGCCTATCTCTCGCTGGTTTACACAAATCTCTGGATTGAGAATATGACAGCGGGCAGGGGCTGGATTGCTCTGGCTCTCGTGGTTTTTGCGTCCTGGTTGCCATGGCGAACCATAGCCGGAGCATATCTCTTTGGCGCAGTTCTCATTTTGCAATTCCACGCTCAGGGCGCAGGTTGGAAGGTTCCTTCTCAGCTGCTATCCGCCTTGCCTTATCTTGCAACGATTGTTGCATTGGTTTTCATTTCCCGCAACCGCACAGTGGCGCGGGTCAATACGCCTTCCTGTCTGGGACAATCCTTTGTGCCAGACCGTTGA